The Lycium barbarum isolate Lr01 chromosome 9, ASM1917538v2, whole genome shotgun sequence genome has a segment encoding these proteins:
- the LOC132611967 gene encoding uncharacterized protein LOC132611967, with amino-acid sequence MEIFQHVSKIQHYKRRIGMPYANSNCNGKTWFFVNENVDVEILQDTTQQITNWFGHLEVEHLSRTSSDHAPMLLSCNDQTQHFVRPFKFLKFWTEHEDYKEKMKQVQKTLSTWSKQSFGDIFQQLSIREDIVKVKSSFLKNRMILQRAQAELKRHLHYEEESWRQKAGFDHFAEGDRNTRFFHSLVKGRRKRTLLKKIKNADGSWLKNVDDIAIEAADSPLFNHIPLLVSQEENEMLTAVLNLEEVKKAVFELSVDSASGPYSLNGVFYHSCWEIVGADVYGVLKDFWDGHTLPKPITHTNLVLL; translated from the exons ATGGAGATTTTTCAACATGTTAGCAAAATTCAGCACTACAAGAGGAGAATTGGAATGCCTTATGCAAATAGTAACTGCAATGGAAAAACCTGGTTTTTTGTAAATGAAAATGTGGATGTGGAGATTTTACAGGACACTACCCAACAAATCACT AATTGGTTCGGTCATCTTGAGGTGGAGCATTTGTCCAGAACTAGCTCAGATCATGCACCTATGCTTCTTTCTTGCAATGATCAAACTCAGCATTTTGTTAGGCCTTTCAAGTTTCTTAAGTTTTGGACTGAACATGAGGATTATAAAGAG AAGATGAAGCAAGTACAAAAAACTTTATCAACTTGGAGTAAACAGTCCTTTGGTGATATATTTCAACAGCTTAGTATAAGAGAGGATATTGTCAAGGTCAAAAGTAGCTTTTTGAAGAATAGAATGATATTGCAAAGAGCTCAGGCTGAGTTGAAGAGGCACTTGCATTATGAGGAGGAATCTTGGAGACAAAAAGCTGGTTTTGATCATTTTGCAGAAGGTGATAGAAATACCAGATTTTTCCATAGTCTGGTTAAGGGAAGAAGGAAGAGAACTCTTCTAAAGAAGATTAAGAATGCAGATGGATCATGGTTGAAAAATGTGGATGATATTGCTATAGAAGCT GCTGATTCACCTTTGTTTAATCATATTCCCTTACTGGTttctcaagaagaaaatgaaatgcTTACTGCAGTCCTTAATTTAGAGGAGGTGAAAAAGGCAGTTTTTGAGTTATCAGTTGATAGTGCTAGTGGTCCATATAGTTTAAATGGTGTTTTCTATCATTCTTGTTGGGAGATTGTTGGTGCTGATGTGTACGGTGTTCTGAAAGATTTTTGGGATGGCCATACACTTCCAAAGCCAATCACACACACTAATCTAGTCTTGTTATGA